DNA from Dromaius novaehollandiae isolate bDroNov1 chromosome 12, bDroNov1.hap1, whole genome shotgun sequence:
CTGGCGCTATCTGCTTCCTGCTTGCTGCCCCTCTTGAATTTCCTGCTTCCTGTTCACTTGGCAGTGAGTGTCCTTGGGTCAACGGCAGCTTGCTGTGACAGTGAGTTGCAGACCATTGTTCAAACCTGGGGAAAAACAAGGAATGGAGTTGTCTTTCCACAGTACTTGGCGTCAACGGAGCACGACTGAAATAGCCTCCAGCTCTGCTGTCAGTTCTTCAGAAGGATGCTGCAAATTTAGCAGGGATTCAGAATCAGTTTTGGGCAGAATCAAATAGAAAGCTGGAAAATTGAACATGACACTGGGATAGACTTGAGGAACTCGGGCTGTATAGTTCATTGAAGAGTGTTGAGATGGCTTGATCATGTTATTCCCAGTATGTGCACAGGGCAAAGATTTAACGGAAAGCTGCTTTACAAAGGCAAAATGAGATCTGATTACCAGAAGCTGAGGCTTGTCAAACTCAAACTGGAAATGAGCTGCAAATTTCACTGAGTTAACCACTGGAACAGTTCATCTTGGGATGGGTTGGATGGGATTGCCTGAAAGCTTTGTTTAGGATTGAAGTTATTTCTGTAATAGAGATGCTTTAGTTTTACTGCAAAGACAAAACAGTGACAGGATTTTCTTGATGCTGCTGCTAATTTGAGTTATGCACAGAATCAGACCTGATGTTTGCAGGTAGCCAGGTCTAGTCTTAATGGTTTCAGGTCTCTACTTAGAAATGCGAGATGATTGCAGTTGCTATAAGCTAACtatcttctctctccttttgagGTGTCAAGTGTTGTTTTTCCAGTAATTTGGACCTTTTGAAGCACCTCCTTGCCTAATGCCATGAATATTGCAGTGAACAATGTGGAAGAAAAAGCTGTCCATTCCTGGTCGAGAATTTCCTCTGCAGGACAGAAAGTGCTGGAGGAAGCCCTCCGAGTCTTCAACCCAATGTCCAAGGACCTTTCAGACACAGAGACCCAGCTGGTGGCCTTTCTTCAgggcctcaaggaggaaggctatCAAGCCACAATCCTAAGGAGTAAAGATGTGTATGGTTACAGTTCATGTACAGCAGACACGCCTAACCAAACAAAAGAGAGCACACAGCATGTTTCCACTGCCGCTGCCGCCACGACTGCGTCCGATTCCACTAAAACTCCAGCTAGAAACACTGCAGCTGTGGCAAAGGTGTCTGCTTCACCCACAGGCATTTCAGTGAACTCTCCTAAGGTCTCCGCTAAGCCTGTCTCTAAAGGTAATTCCACAAATCTGCTGCTGAACTCCCTGAAGCAGACCAGATCTGGCACATCCAAGGCCTCAGCAGTGGGCTTCCCTGCGAACATGTATCCTAACGTATATCCAGCAATGAGACTGTCCGTGGTCCTGGAAGCTCTGGTGCCGCTGAAAACCACCGCGGCCTGTTTGGAATCCAAGTACAAACAGGGGCGTCTTGGAATCTCGCCCTCAGACCTTAAACTCCTCAAGGCTTCGAGTCCCGCAAGGCAGT
Protein-coding regions in this window:
- the CCDC71 gene encoding coiled-coil domain-containing protein 71; translation: MNIAVNNVEEKAVHSWSRISSAGQKVLEEALRVFNPMSKDLSDTETQLVAFLQGLKEEGYQATILRSKDVYGYSSCTADTPNQTKESTQHVSTAAAATTASDSTKTPARNTAAVAKVSASPTGISVNSPKVSAKPVSKGNSTNLLLNSLKQTRSGTSKASAVGFPANMYPNVYPAMRLSVVLEALVPLKTTAACLESKYKQGRLGISPSDLKLLKASSPARQSCSGKPTKITEAKGYKRLMKKAPDSATLTLNLLKGPKGGVLQESNACKASGVLNGRVTGSSAQGSTVAPQSKALKIKAKEAPVGKTEWKDSSSHQETVGQKRKRAAEVREAPQKKKTNTIPVQNKPQRAQSTLNLLKFRAIKVDNSSDDEVRRRAQKILRVNLSPVIRIQPLSHSHSVP